A region of the Curtobacterium flaccumfaciens pv. betae genome:
GGCGGGGGTGTCCGCGACCGTGTCGATGTAGACCTTCACCTTCGGCTCGGTGCCGCTCGGGCGGACGATCACCCGGGCGTCGCCGGACAGGTCGTAGCGCAGGATGTCCGAGGGCGGGAAGCCCGCCACCCCGTCGGCGTAGTCCGTCACCGTCTGCACGGACAGTCCGCCGAGCTCCGTCGGCGGCGTGGCCCGGAGCGACGCCACGATCTCGCCGATGCGCGACAGGTCGTCGACGCGGGTCGCGACCTGCCCCGAGGCGAACGCGCCGAACTCGGCGGCGAAGGCCTCGAGGTGGTCGGCGATGGTCGAGCCCGACGCGGCGAGCTCGTCGGCGAGGGACAGCAGCTCCAGCGCAGCCGAGATGCCGTCCTTGTCCCGCACGACCGACGGGTCGACCAGGTAGCCCAGGGCCTCTTCGTACCCGAACAGCAGCTCGGGCACGCGCGACACCCACTTGAAGCCGGTCAGGGTGTCGCGGTACTCCAGCCCGTGGCGCGCGGCCACCCGGGCCAACGCCGGCGACGAGACGATCGACGCAGCGAGGGTGCCGGTCGCGCCGGACTCCGAAGCCCGTGCGGCGGCCCGCCACCCGAGCAGCCAGCCGACCTCGTTGCCCGACAGTCGACGGTAGGAACCGGATCCGTCCGGGATCGCGAGTGCGAGCCGGTCGGCGTCGGGGTCGTTCGCGATCACCAGGTCGGCGCCGACCGCCAGACCGCGGGCGATCGCCAGGTCCATCGCGCCGGGCTCCTCGGGGTTCGGGAACGACACCGTCGGGAACGCACCGTCCGGCTCGATCTGCTCCGGCACGACCGCCGGCTCGGCGAACCCGGCCGCCGCGAACACCGCGCGGGCGGTCTCCCACCCGACGCCGTGCATGGCCGTGTAGACGACCTTCGGCTGCGCATCGCCCGCGAGCGCGGGAGCGGGCACGATCGCTGCCGTGGCGGCCACGTAGGCGTCGACCAGGGCCGACGTCGCCACGGTGTAGTCCGTACCGCGCGGCAGGTCCGTGACGGACCCTGCGGCGATGGCGTCGATGGCGTCCGCGATCTCGCCGTCGACGGGCGGGACGATCTGCGAGCCGTCGTCGTCCTGACCGAGGTAGACCTTGTACCCGTTGTCCCGCGGCGGGTTGTGGCTCGCCGTGACCATGACGCCGGCACCGACGTCGAGGTGCCGGACGGCGAACGCGAGCACCGGCGTCGGCAGGGCCGAGGGCAGCAGGGTGACCTCGAGCCCGAGGCCGCGCATGACCTCGGCCGAATCACGTGCGAAGACGTCCGAGTTCACCCGGCCGTCGTACCCGATCACGACGCTGCGCGAGCGCCCGGTGTCGATGAGGAACCGTGCGAGCCCCGCAGCAGCCTGGGTCACGACGACCCGGTTCATGCGCAGCGGGCCCCAGCCGAGCTCCGCGCGGAGTCCGGCGGTGCCGAACTGCAGCCGGCCGTCGAACCGCTCGGCGAGCGCCCGGACAGCGGGACCGTCGCCATCGGCCGCCGCGTCGATCGCCGCGGCCAGCTCGTCGCGGGTCTCCGGGTCGGGGTCCTGCGCCAGCCACGCCCGCGCGGTGCCGAGCACCTGGTCGAGGTCGAGCTTCACGATGCCGGCTGCCCGAGTGCGGCGACCACGCGCGCGAGCAGGTCGGCGATCACCGGCTCGGCCTGCTTGCCGGCCTCGAGGACCTCAGTGTGCGACAACGGGGTCTTCTGGATGCCCGCGGCGAGGTTCGTGATGAGCGAGAACCCGAGGACCTCCATGCCGGCCTGACGGGCGGCGATGGCCTCGAGCGCCGTGGACATGCCGACGATGTGCCCGCCGATGGTCTTCGCCATCTGGACCTCGGCCGGGGTCTCGTAGTGCGGGCCGCGGAACTGCGTGTAGACACCCTCGTCGAGCGACGGGTCGACCGTCCGGGCCAGCTCGCGCAGCCGCGCCGAGTACAGGTCGGTGAGGTCGATGAACGTCGCGCCCTCGAGCGGGCTGTCCGCGGTCAGGTTGATGTGGTCGCTGATGAGCACCGGCGTGCCCGGGGTCCAGTGCTCCTTGATGCCGCCGGCACCGTTGGTCAGCACCATGATCGAGGCACCGGTCGCCGCGGCGGTGCGGACGCTGTGCACGACCCGACGGACCCCGTGGCCCTCGTAGTAGTGGGTGCGGGCACCGATGACGAGCGCGTGGCGGCCGTCGGCGAGGCGGATCGACCGGATCGTGCCGGAGTGTCCGGGGACGGCCGAGGCGCTGAACCCGGGGACCTGCTCGGCCGGGATCTCGGACACGGTCTCACCGATGATGTCGGCGGCCTTGCCCCAGCCCGAGCCGAGGGTCAGGGCGATGTCGTGCCGCTCGATGCCGGACTGTTCGGCGATGGCGGCTGCGGCGTCCCGCGCGACCTCGAACGGGTCGGCAGCGGGGTCGTTCAGCGGGTTCTCGGTGCTCATGCCCCAACTCTAAAGGGCGGACTGCACGCTCAGTGCTCGCCGAGCGCCCGGTCCACCGCCGCCGTGATCTCGCCCTGGTCGAAGTGGTTCGCGATGACGATGACCTCGGCGTAGGTGTCGCCGATCGCCTCGACGAACTCCTGACTCGTCAGGATCACGTTGGCGTCGTCGGAGACGTCCCGCACGGACGCGACGTCCGCTGCGACGACGGACGCGGAGAGCCCGAGGGCGTCGAGTGCCTTCTCGGCGTTCACCTTGAGGATGCCGCTCGACCCGATGCCGGCGCCGCAGATGGTCACGATCTTCACGCGGAGACCCCCATGATCGTGCGGACCTCGTCCGCCGTGGTCGCCGCCGCGATCCGCCCGGTCACGGTGGCGTCGTTGAACAGGTTCGCGATCTCGCCGATCGACTCCAGGTGGGTGCCGACCTCGGCCACCGCGAGCCCGAGCACCACACGGACGGGGTCGTTGTGCGGGTGGCCGAACGCCACCGGAGCAGCCAGCGTCACGATGGCGAGTCCGTCCCGTACGACGGCACCACCCGGCCGGGCGTGCGCGAACGCGAGCCCCGGCGAGATGACGATGTACGGCCCGTGCTCCTCGACCATGCCGATCATGGCGTCGGTGTACTCGTCGGTGGTGGCACCCGAGGCGACGAGCGCACCGCCGACCAGGCGCATCGCGTCACGCCACGCGGGCGCGTCCGCACCGAGGAGGACGGCGGTGTCCGGCAGCGGTGGCAGTCCCATGCGTCAGGCCTCCTGGTACCCGGCGGTGATGGTGGCGATGATCTCCTCGCGGTCCTCGAGCGGCAGGAACGACCCGAGCGCGGCGTTGATCTGGAACGCAGCCAGGTCGTCGAGGTCGTAGCCGAACGTGCCGGCGAGCAGCGCGAGTTCCTTCGACAGCGAGGTGCCGCTCATCAGGCGGTTGTCGGTGTTCACCGTGACGCGGAAGCCGAGCTGGTAGAGCACGTCGAACGGGTGGTCGGCGAGGTCGTCGCCCCACGCGGCGATCGCCCCGGTCTGCAGGTTCGACGACGGCGAGACCTCGAGCGGGATCTCGCGGTCACGGACCCACGAGGCGACCTCGCCCAGGGAGGCCAGCGTCGAGCCGTCCCCGGCATCGGACAGGGCGACGTCCTCGAAGATGCGGACGCCGTGCCCGAGGCGGAGCGCCCGGCCGTCGACCAGCGCGGACCGGATGGACGCGAGCCCGTCGGCCTCGCCAGCGTGCACGGTGACGGGGAACAGTTCGGAGGCCAAATAGTCGAAGGCGGCGCGGTGGTTCGAGGCGGGGAACCCGGCTTCGGCACCGGCGATGTCGAAGCCGACGACCCCGGCGTCACGGTGCCGGACGGCGAGCTCCGCGATCTTGAGCGACCGGTCGGCGTGCCGCATCGCGGTGACGAGCTGGCCGACGCGGATGCGCCCGCCGGCGGCGTCGACGGCTTCCTCGATGCCGGCCTGTACCGCCTCGACCGTCTGGTCGAGGGTCAGTCCGCCCTGCAGGTGCTGCTCCGGCGCCCAGCGGACCTCGCCGTAGACGACGCCGTCGGCGACCAGGTCCTCGACGAACTCGCGGGCGATCCGGGTGAGCTGCGGTGCGGTCTGCATCACCGACGTGGTGACGTCGAACGTCTTCAGGTACTCGACCAGGGAGCCGGAGTTCGACTGGTCGGCGAACCACTGCCCGAGCTCGGCCGGGTCGGTGGTGGGGAGCGACACACCCGCCGACGCTGCGAGCTCGATGATGGTCGCGGGACGCAGGCCGCCGTCGAGGTGGTCGTGCAGTGAGACCTTCGGCAGGTCGTTGATGACCGCCCCGGCGTCGGGCAGGCGGTAGGTCGGGGCGTCGGCGCTCATGCCCCCCAGGCTATCGGTGGTCACCGCCGCCGCGCAGGCACCTGTGCACAACCCACAACGGAAGACACTGGAGGCTCCCCACAGCTGTGCAGGGAGCCTCCGGTCGGTCGGGTGGCCGGGTTCAGGACCCGATGCGCTCGCGCACGATCGGCCCACGTGCCGTGGCAGCGGAGCCCGCCGGGCCGATGGTCCACGCACCCTCGAGCGACTCGAGTGCGCGCGGGATCCGCGACGCGTCGTCGGAGTGGAGCGTCCAGAGCGGCTGGCCCTCGGTCACGGTGTCCCCCGGCTTGACGTGGAGCTCGATGCCCGCACCGGCCTGCACCGGGTCCTGCGCGCGGGCACGACCGGCCCCGAGCCGCCAGGCCGAGACCCCGAACGGCAGTGCGTCCTGCTGCGTGAGGACCCCCGACGTCCCAGCGGTGACGACGTGCTGTTCGCGGGCCACGGGCAACGCGGCGGACGGGTCCCCGCCCTGCGCCTCGATCATCCGACGCCAGGTGTCCATGGCGCGACCGTCCGCGAGCGCCGCTGCGGGGTCGGCGTCGGGCAGTCCGGCCAGCGTGAGCATCTCGGTCGCGAGCGCCACGGTCAGCTCGACGACGTCGGCGGGGCCGCCGCCGGCGAGCACCTCGACCGACTCCCGCACCTCGAGCGCGTTGCCGATCGTCAGCCCGAGCGGGACCTCCATGTCGGTCAGCAGCGCCGAGGTCGCGACCCCGGCGTCGTTGCCGAGGTCGACCATGGTCTGCGCGAGCTCCCTGGACGCCTCGTAGGTCGGCATGAACGCGCCGGACCCGAACTTGACGTCGAGCACGAGCGCACCGGTGCCCTCGGCGATCTTCTTCGACATGATGCTCGACGCGATGAGCGGGATGCACTCGACCGTGCCGGTGATGTCGCGGAGCGCGTAGAGCTTCTTGTCCGCGGGGGCCAGGCCGGACCCGGCGGCGCAGATGACCGCGCCGACGTCCTGCAGCACCTGCATCATGCGGTCGTTCGAGATGGACGCCTGCCACCCGGGGATCGACTCGAGCTTGTCGAGCGTGCCGCCGGTGTGGCCGAGCCCGCGGCCGGACAGCTGCGGCACCGCGACGCCGAACGACGCCACCAGGGGCGCCAGCGGCAGGGTGATCTTGTCGCCGACCCCGCCCGTGGAGTGCTTGTCGACCGTCGTCTTGCCGAGCGACGAGAACGACATCCGCTCCCCCGACGCGATCATCGCGAGCGTGAGGTCCTTGATCTCGCGCCGCTCCATCCCGTTCAGGAAGATCGCCATCGCCATCGCGGCCATCTGCGGGTCCTCGACGTAGCCGCGGGTGTACGCGTCGACGAGCCAGTCGACCTCGGCGGTGCTCAGGGCGCCGCCGGAGCGCTTCGTGCGGATGAGGTCGACGGTGTCGAACGGCTCGACGGCCATGTCAGTGCTCCTGCTGGTACGTGGCGAGGGTGCGCGGCCCGAAGGCGTCCGGCAGGACCTCGTCGATGGTGCGGATGCCGGAGAGCGTCTCGAGGAGCATGCCCTCGGTCGAGTGCTCGAACAGCAGCTGGCGGCAGCGGCCGCACGGCATCAGGGTCGCCCCGTCGCCGTCGACGCACGTGAACGCGACGAGCTTGCCGCCTCCGGTCATGTGCAGCTGCGACACGAGGGAGCACTCCGCGCAGAGCGTCACCCCGTAGCTCGCGTTCTCGATGTTGCAGCCGGAGACGATCCGGCCGTCGTCGGTGAGCGCCGCGGCGCCCACCGGGAACGACGAGTACGGCGCGTAGGCGCGCCGCATCGCGGCCGTGGCGGCGTCCCGCAGGACGCCCCAGTCCACGTCGTCGACCGGGAGGCCCGTGGCGGCGTCCGTCGGGTCGGTGGCGGTGACCGCCTGGTCACCTGGTTGCTGCGTGTCGGTCATGTGTCGTGCCTCCAGGCCGTCAGCTCTTGATGTAGGGCTTGCCGGACGCGGCGGGGCCGCGCGACTGCCCGACCAGGCCGGCCACGGCGA
Encoded here:
- a CDS encoding purine-nucleoside phosphorylase, whose product is MSTENPLNDPAADPFEVARDAAAAIAEQSGIERHDIALTLGSGWGKAADIIGETVSEIPAEQVPGFSASAVPGHSGTIRSIRLADGRHALVIGARTHYYEGHGVRRVVHSVRTAAATGASIMVLTNGAGGIKEHWTPGTPVLISDHINLTADSPLEGATFIDLTDLYSARLRELARTVDPSLDEGVYTQFRGPHYETPAEVQMAKTIGGHIVGMSTALEAIAARQAGMEVLGFSLITNLAAGIQKTPLSHTEVLEAGKQAEPVIADLLARVVAALGQPAS
- a CDS encoding thymidine phosphorylase, giving the protein MAVEPFDTVDLIRTKRSGGALSTAEVDWLVDAYTRGYVEDPQMAAMAMAIFLNGMERREIKDLTLAMIASGERMSFSSLGKTTVDKHSTGGVGDKITLPLAPLVASFGVAVPQLSGRGLGHTGGTLDKLESIPGWQASISNDRMMQVLQDVGAVICAAGSGLAPADKKLYALRDITGTVECIPLIASSIMSKKIAEGTGALVLDVKFGSGAFMPTYEASRELAQTMVDLGNDAGVATSALLTDMEVPLGLTIGNALEVRESVEVLAGGGPADVVELTVALATEMLTLAGLPDADPAAALADGRAMDTWRRMIEAQGGDPSAALPVAREQHVVTAGTSGVLTQQDALPFGVSAWRLGAGRARAQDPVQAGAGIELHVKPGDTVTEGQPLWTLHSDDASRIPRALESLEGAWTIGPAGSAATARGPIVRERIGS
- a CDS encoding PTS sugar transporter subunit IIB, with the translated sequence MKIVTICGAGIGSSGILKVNAEKALDALGLSASVVAADVASVRDVSDDANVILTSQEFVEAIGDTYAEVIVIANHFDQGEITAAVDRALGEH
- a CDS encoding cytidine deaminase: MTDTQQPGDQAVTATDPTDAATGLPVDDVDWGVLRDAATAAMRRAYAPYSSFPVGAAALTDDGRIVSGCNIENASYGVTLCAECSLVSQLHMTGGGKLVAFTCVDGDGATLMPCGRCRQLLFEHSTEGMLLETLSGIRTIDEVLPDAFGPRTLATYQQEH
- a CDS encoding adenosine deaminase — protein: MSADAPTYRLPDAGAVINDLPKVSLHDHLDGGLRPATIIELAASAGVSLPTTDPAELGQWFADQSNSGSLVEYLKTFDVTTSVMQTAPQLTRIAREFVEDLVADGVVYGEVRWAPEQHLQGGLTLDQTVEAVQAGIEEAVDAAGGRIRVGQLVTAMRHADRSLKIAELAVRHRDAGVVGFDIAGAEAGFPASNHRAAFDYLASELFPVTVHAGEADGLASIRSALVDGRALRLGHGVRIFEDVALSDAGDGSTLASLGEVASWVRDREIPLEVSPSSNLQTGAIAAWGDDLADHPFDVLYQLGFRVTVNTDNRLMSGTSLSKELALLAGTFGYDLDDLAAFQINAALGSFLPLEDREEIIATITAGYQEA
- a CDS encoding PTS sugar transporter subunit IIA, with translation MGLPPLPDTAVLLGADAPAWRDAMRLVGGALVASGATTDEYTDAMIGMVEEHGPYIVISPGLAFAHARPGGAVVRDGLAIVTLAAPVAFGHPHNDPVRVVLGLAVAEVGTHLESIGEIANLFNDATVTGRIAAATTADEVRTIMGVSA
- a CDS encoding phospho-sugar mutase; protein product: MKLDLDQVLGTARAWLAQDPDPETRDELAAAIDAAADGDGPAVRALAERFDGRLQFGTAGLRAELGWGPLRMNRVVVTQAAAGLARFLIDTGRSRSVVIGYDGRVNSDVFARDSAEVMRGLGLEVTLLPSALPTPVLAFAVRHLDVGAGVMVTASHNPPRDNGYKVYLGQDDDGSQIVPPVDGEIADAIDAIAAGSVTDLPRGTDYTVATSALVDAYVAATAAIVPAPALAGDAQPKVVYTAMHGVGWETARAVFAAAGFAEPAVVPEQIEPDGAFPTVSFPNPEEPGAMDLAIARGLAVGADLVIANDPDADRLALAIPDGSGSYRRLSGNEVGWLLGWRAAARASESGATGTLAASIVSSPALARVAARHGLEYRDTLTGFKWVSRVPELLFGYEEALGYLVDPSVVRDKDGISAALELLSLADELAASGSTIADHLEAFAAEFGAFASGQVATRVDDLSRIGEIVASLRATPPTELGGLSVQTVTDYADGVAGFPPSDILRYDLSGDARVIVRPSGTEPKVKVYIDTVADTPAEAQRLVDALAAAVRPLVS